One window of Bacillus sp. THAF10 genomic DNA carries:
- the tyrS gene encoding tyrosine--tRNA ligase, protein MFKKPEEQLLIIMKGVHTAVDEEELLAKLKRSHEEKKPLTIKLGLDPSAPDIHLGHAVVLRKMKQMQDLGHNVIIIIGDFTGRIGDPTGKKKSRAALSDEQVKANAQTYCDQIFKVLNPEKTTVRFNSEWLSKLNFEDVMKLAATTSVARMLERDDFQKRYQNQVPIGIHEFFYPLMQGYDSVELKADIELGGTDQTFNVLMGRTLQKHWGLEKQVALFMPLLEGLDGVEKMSKSLGNYIGVNEAPEVMFKKVMEVPDELIIKYFELATDEHPSVVEEVRAQLASGTNPRDIKLKLAHIITGLYHGEKAAEKAHQFFQTAFQKRQIPSDIPSITIEAGATILEEIIPDLVKMKHIKSKSEFLRLIDQNGVSLNQEKLKSEQLKQILRSGDTLQIGKKRFVRFD, encoded by the coding sequence ATGTTTAAAAAACCAGAAGAGCAGCTTCTCATCATCATGAAGGGAGTCCACACCGCAGTCGATGAAGAGGAGCTGCTTGCCAAGCTCAAGCGTTCCCATGAAGAGAAGAAGCCGCTCACCATCAAGCTCGGACTTGATCCATCGGCACCTGATATCCATCTTGGTCATGCCGTCGTCCTTCGCAAAATGAAACAAATGCAGGACCTCGGCCACAATGTCATCATTATCATTGGCGATTTTACCGGTCGTATCGGCGATCCAACCGGCAAAAAGAAAAGCCGAGCCGCCTTATCCGATGAGCAGGTCAAAGCGAACGCGCAAACCTACTGCGATCAGATTTTTAAAGTGCTAAACCCAGAAAAAACCACTGTCCGCTTTAACAGCGAGTGGTTATCGAAGCTGAATTTTGAGGATGTGATGAAGCTTGCTGCCACCACCTCTGTTGCGAGAATGCTTGAGCGTGATGACTTTCAAAAACGCTACCAGAATCAGGTGCCGATCGGCATTCATGAGTTTTTCTACCCACTCATGCAGGGGTACGATTCTGTGGAGCTAAAAGCAGATATCGAACTTGGAGGAACGGACCAAACGTTCAACGTACTCATGGGGCGGACATTGCAAAAGCATTGGGGACTGGAAAAGCAGGTGGCACTGTTCATGCCGCTACTCGAAGGGCTTGATGGCGTGGAAAAAATGAGCAAGAGTCTCGGAAACTACATTGGCGTCAATGAAGCACCAGAAGTGATGTTCAAAAAAGTGATGGAGGTACCAGATGAGCTCATCATCAAGTACTTTGAACTGGCAACCGACGAGCACCCAAGTGTGGTAGAGGAGGTAAGGGCCCAGCTCGCAAGCGGCACTAACCCGCGCGACATTAAGCTCAAACTCGCACATATCATCACCGGTTTGTACCACGGGGAAAAGGCAGCAGAAAAAGCACATCAGTTTTTCCAAACCGCCTTTCAAAAAAGACAGATACCATCTGATATCCCGAGTATCACCATTGAAGCTGGAGCAACTATCCTTGAGGAAATCATCCCGGACTTAGTCAAAATGAAACACATCAAAAGTAAAAGTGAATTTTTGCGACTTATCGACCAAAATGGCGTATCACTCAACCAAGAAAAACTAAAATCAGAACAGCTCAAACAAATATTAAGATCAGGGGACACTCTTCAAATCGGTAAAAAACGGTTTGTGAGGTTTGACTGA
- a CDS encoding NUDIX hydrolase encodes MSQPSQLLRPRANTLGVLVRDSYILLEEQTGRHSGGTDNFYRPIGGTIELGERSDETLIREYQEEINAKIEIKSYIACLENIYTIENVTGHEITQLYEVKFMDHALYQKEEFQVTEPGKTSTAKWIPLQKVLNDEIILYPIGLKEILQKNY; translated from the coding sequence ATGAGTCAACCATCACAGTTACTGCGCCCACGGGCTAATACTTTAGGTGTTTTAGTGCGAGATTCGTACATACTGTTAGAGGAGCAAACAGGAAGACATTCGGGAGGAACAGATAACTTTTACAGGCCTATTGGAGGGACGATTGAGCTTGGCGAGAGATCAGATGAAACACTCATTCGTGAATATCAGGAAGAGATAAATGCGAAGATTGAGATTAAGAGTTACATAGCCTGCCTGGAGAATATCTATACAATAGAGAATGTAACAGGGCACGAAATCACGCAACTTTATGAAGTGAAATTTATGGATCATGCTCTTTATCAAAAAGAAGAGTTCCAAGTCACAGAGCCAGGAAAAACAAGCACGGCAAAATGGATTCCCCTCCAAAAAGTCCTTAACGACGAGATAATCCTATATCCTATTGGCCTAAAAGAAATCTTGCAAAAAAATTATTGA
- a CDS encoding PolC-type DNA polymerase III, producing the protein MFPFAKKNYFPSNLAENIPLSTPVDKLEFTVFDTETTGFNVAKHDRIIELAAVKIRNLEVEEERAIQTYINPGRHIPREITDLTGITEEHVKGAPTAFEAIASLTTMAGGTSACYIGHYIAFDMQAIKSELKRENFTWKNPQTIDTLNLIGYIAPSYDMRDLEKYARNFGTRIYQRHSALGDALTTAYLCVELLHHCADRGCKTWGDLIRIGEG; encoded by the coding sequence ATGTTCCCATTTGCGAAAAAGAATTATTTCCCGAGCAATTTAGCGGAAAATATACCGCTTTCCACACCTGTCGACAAGCTGGAATTTACCGTTTTTGATACCGAAACGACCGGCTTCAACGTGGCAAAGCATGATAGAATAATAGAACTAGCTGCCGTGAAAATTCGCAACCTGGAAGTAGAGGAAGAGAGGGCCATTCAGACATACATCAACCCAGGTCGACATATTCCGCGGGAAATTACAGACTTAACGGGAATAACCGAAGAACATGTTAAAGGAGCACCAACAGCTTTCGAGGCAATTGCTAGCCTCACCACAATGGCCGGTGGCACTTCTGCCTGCTATATTGGGCACTATATCGCTTTCGACATGCAAGCGATAAAATCTGAGCTGAAACGGGAAAATTTCACCTGGAAAAACCCGCAAACCATTGATACCCTAAACCTAATAGGCTATATCGCCCCTAGCTACGACATGCGTGACCTAGAAAAATACGCCCGCAACTTCGGCACAAGAATCTACCAGCGCCACTCTGCCCTAGGCGACGCCCTCACGACCGCCTACCTCTGTGTCGAACTCCTCCACCACTGCGCAGATCGCGGCTGCAAAACATGGGGCGACCTAATCAGAATTGGGGAGGGGTGA